The Humulus lupulus chromosome 4, drHumLupu1.1, whole genome shotgun sequence genome has a window encoding:
- the LOC133831073 gene encoding probable E3 ubiquitin-protein ligase LOG2 isoform X1, with protein sequence MGNMGSSGSTSRRRQHGSRRSHHHHHNHPPPPPQVPPQPELSANRYVVTAATPYPPQYPNPNPNPNPPQYYQYPGYYPPPPPTTPAPLPAPYDHHHRAAHMLAETGHGNWVGGRYPCGPVMQPVAPYVEHQKAVTIRNDVNLKKETLRIDADEENPGQFLVAFTFDATVAGSITIMFFAKEGEDCNLTSMKENLTPVTVHFPQGLGQKFRQPSGTGIDFSMFEETELSKAGDMDNYPLAVKAEASSVLPNGSEGNQGSGTMNSQITLAIFEKEKGEFRTRVAKQILWVSGMRYELQEIYGIGNSVEGDLDGNDPGKECVICLSEPRDTTVLPCRHMCMCSECAKVLRFQTNRCPICRQPVERLLEIRVNSGSDE encoded by the exons ATGGGTAATATGGGAAGTAGCGGCTCAACGAGTCGCCGAAGACAACATGGAAGCCGGCGtagccaccaccaccaccacaaccaccctCCACCGCCACCTCAGGTACCACCGCAACCCGAACTCTCAGCCAACCGGTATGTTGTTACTGCGGCCACGCCTTACCCTCCCCAATACCCGAATCCGAATCCGAATCCTAATCCTCCCCAGTATTACCAGTACCCAGGTTATTACCCGCCTCCGCCGCCTACCACGCCTGCGCCCTTGCCGGCGCCGTATGATCACCACCACCGCGCAGCACACATGCTTGCCGAAACAGGTCATGGGAATTGGGTCGGTGGCAGGTACCCTTGCGGACCGGTTATGCAACCCGTGGCACCTTATGTTGAGCATCAGAAGGCTGTGACTATACGAAACGATGTGAATTTGAAGAAGGAGACTCTTAGGATTGATGCTGATGAGGAAAATCCTGGGCAGTTTCTCGTGGCTTTCACATTTGATGCCACTGTAGCCGGAAG CATAACTATAATGTTCTTTGCCAAAGAGGGGGAAGATTGTAACCTGACATCAATGAAGGAAAATCTCACACCTGTGACTGTACATTTCCCACAAGGCTTGGGCCAGAAATTCAGACAGCCATCTGGAACTGGGATCGACTTTTCGATGTTTGAGGAGACAGAGTTATCAAAAGCTGGGGACATGGATAACTATCCTCTAGCAGTAAAGGCAGAGGCTTCCTCAGTTCTCCCGAATGGATCTGAAGGAAACCAAGGATCTGGAACAATGAATTCTCAGATAACTCTGGCAATTTTTGAGAAGGAGAAAGGTGAATTTCGCACAAGGGTTGCAAAGCAGATCTTGTGGGTAAGTGGAATGAGATATGAACTACAGGAGATATACGGTATTGGTAATTCGGTTGAGGGTGATTTAGATGGTAATGATCCAGGAAAAGAATGTGTCATTTGCCTGTCTGAACCACGGGATACAACCGTTCTTCCTTGCCGGCACATG TGTATGTGCAGTGAGTGCGCAAAAGTTTTGCGGTTTCAGACTAACAGATGTCCCATTTGCCGGCAGCCAGTGGAGCGGCTTTTGGAGATAAGGGTCAACAGTGGTTCTGACGAATGA
- the LOC133831073 gene encoding probable E3 ubiquitin-protein ligase LOG2 isoform X2, with protein sequence MGNMGSSGSTSRRRQHGSRRSHHHHHNHPPPPPQVPPQPELSANRYVVTAATPYPPQYPNPNPNPNPPQYYQYPGYYPPPPPTTPAPLPAPYDHHHRAAHMLAETGHGNWVGGRYPCGPVMQPVAPYVEHQKAVTIRNDVNLKKETLRIDADEENPGQFLVAFTFDATVAGSITIMFFAKEGEDCNLTSMKENLTPVTVHFPQGLGQKFRQPSGTGIDFSMFEETELSKAGDMDNYPLAVKAEASSVLPNGSEGNQGSGTMNSQITLAIFEKEKGEFRTRVAKQILWVSGMRYELQEIYGIGNSVEGDLDGNDPGKECVICLSEPRDTTVLPCRHMPVERLLEIRVNSGSDE encoded by the exons ATGGGTAATATGGGAAGTAGCGGCTCAACGAGTCGCCGAAGACAACATGGAAGCCGGCGtagccaccaccaccaccacaaccaccctCCACCGCCACCTCAGGTACCACCGCAACCCGAACTCTCAGCCAACCGGTATGTTGTTACTGCGGCCACGCCTTACCCTCCCCAATACCCGAATCCGAATCCGAATCCTAATCCTCCCCAGTATTACCAGTACCCAGGTTATTACCCGCCTCCGCCGCCTACCACGCCTGCGCCCTTGCCGGCGCCGTATGATCACCACCACCGCGCAGCACACATGCTTGCCGAAACAGGTCATGGGAATTGGGTCGGTGGCAGGTACCCTTGCGGACCGGTTATGCAACCCGTGGCACCTTATGTTGAGCATCAGAAGGCTGTGACTATACGAAACGATGTGAATTTGAAGAAGGAGACTCTTAGGATTGATGCTGATGAGGAAAATCCTGGGCAGTTTCTCGTGGCTTTCACATTTGATGCCACTGTAGCCGGAAG CATAACTATAATGTTCTTTGCCAAAGAGGGGGAAGATTGTAACCTGACATCAATGAAGGAAAATCTCACACCTGTGACTGTACATTTCCCACAAGGCTTGGGCCAGAAATTCAGACAGCCATCTGGAACTGGGATCGACTTTTCGATGTTTGAGGAGACAGAGTTATCAAAAGCTGGGGACATGGATAACTATCCTCTAGCAGTAAAGGCAGAGGCTTCCTCAGTTCTCCCGAATGGATCTGAAGGAAACCAAGGATCTGGAACAATGAATTCTCAGATAACTCTGGCAATTTTTGAGAAGGAGAAAGGTGAATTTCGCACAAGGGTTGCAAAGCAGATCTTGTGGGTAAGTGGAATGAGATATGAACTACAGGAGATATACGGTATTGGTAATTCGGTTGAGGGTGATTTAGATGGTAATGATCCAGGAAAAGAATGTGTCATTTGCCTGTCTGAACCACGGGATACAACCGTTCTTCCTTGCCGGCACATG CCAGTGGAGCGGCTTTTGGAGATAAGGGTCAACAGTGGTTCTGACGAATGA